In Methanothermococcus thermolithotrophicus DSM 2095, one DNA window encodes the following:
- a CDS encoding helicase-related protein: protein MNTDLSFLTNEKGNKLVDRFSILLKDTKFFDCLVGYFYASGFYALYKSLENTEKIRILVGINTDKKTFDLIQEAAGDIKKYRLSFKEVKENFSESIISEMETSEDSCTVEEGIKKFIEWLKSGKLEIRVYPKAKIHAKLYIMSFKEGDRDKGRVITGSSNFTRSGLVDNLEFNVELKTRSDYEFALNKFNELWEDSVDVSEEYVRTVNKKTWLNEDITPYELYLKFLYEYMKEKINLDLTDEFESKFRPDNFMDLKYQRDAVQDAKLKLEEYGGVFISDVVGLGKTYIATMLVQQLGGETLVIAPPVLIDERNPGSWKNAFYDFGVRGRFVSRGNLDMAFEYGIENFKNIIIDESHYFRNESTEMYEKLFRICSGKRVILVSATPLNNKPMDILAQIKLFQNVHNSTLPNPKVRDLEKFFKKLDARLKGVDRRKDKEKYMKIVQENAKEIRENVLQYLMVRRTRKSIEKYYSKDLEKQGLKFPEVQDPKPVYYEFDEKLDSIFEETLNLITKELKYARYTPMLYYKGREFDNRIIQPQKNMAGFMKTMLLKRLESSFHAFKMSINRFIGYYEKFIAGCEDGNVYISKKHLSKVFEFQENDDEESIEKLISEGKVEIYPIKDFEPKLIDDLKYDLEILKHIKEMWSSVDEDPKLDKLIDILETDDVLKDNKVIIFTESEETAKYLERELNPLFNNKVLAFSGTSDNSLRKIITENFDGKSKVKKDEYMILISTEVLSEGVNLHRSNVVINYDIPWNPSRMMQRVGRINRVDSKFDKIYIYNFFPATKINENMGLKEAAEAKIRSFIEMLGTDSRLLTDEDIKSFDLFSRLNSKETVIGEDEDDPELAYLAYLRDIRDNDKELFDKIKNLPKKARTAKKHNENYNSLITFFKKGKMRKIYQTTPEGVKELDFYKAAEILKADIDTKKMKIGMDYYAHLDMLKKEFNKVFEEEHVISKIKIRRSRNESKLIKLIKAIKQNERRLTDDDVEYLDRVLKLIEIGGVSKNTIKTILDNIKKINNNSGMLDLFKMYNEIKKGIPYDLFQKLEFNSSANIEGPKEIILSEYLVGK from the coding sequence ATGAATACTGATTTATCATTTTTAACTAATGAAAAGGGCAATAAACTTGTAGATAGATTTTCAATACTATTGAAAGATACTAAATTTTTTGACTGTCTGGTTGGTTATTTTTATGCTAGTGGATTTTATGCATTATATAAATCATTAGAAAATACTGAAAAAATTAGAATACTCGTAGGTATCAATACGGATAAAAAAACTTTTGATTTAATTCAGGAGGCTGCGGGGGACATTAAAAAATATAGACTATCATTCAAAGAAGTTAAAGAAAATTTTTCAGAAAGCATAATTTCAGAAATGGAAACTTCTGAAGACTCATGCACTGTTGAAGAAGGAATTAAAAAATTCATTGAATGGCTTAAATCTGGAAAACTTGAAATAAGGGTATATCCCAAAGCTAAAATCCATGCAAAACTTTACATAATGAGTTTTAAAGAAGGGGATAGGGATAAAGGCAGAGTCATTACAGGTTCAAGCAACTTCACGCGCTCTGGATTGGTGGATAATCTTGAATTCAATGTGGAATTAAAAACCAGGTCTGACTATGAATTTGCATTAAATAAATTTAATGAATTATGGGAGGATTCGGTAGATGTTTCGGAAGAGTACGTTAGAACAGTTAATAAAAAAACATGGTTAAATGAGGACATCACGCCGTATGAATTATATTTAAAATTCCTTTACGAATACATGAAGGAAAAAATAAATTTAGATTTAACTGATGAATTTGAAAGTAAATTCCGACCTGATAATTTTATGGATTTAAAATATCAAAGGGATGCAGTCCAAGATGCAAAACTTAAACTTGAAGAATATGGAGGAGTTTTTATTTCCGATGTTGTTGGTTTGGGAAAAACATACATAGCCACAATGTTGGTTCAGCAACTTGGTGGTGAAACTCTTGTAATTGCTCCGCCAGTATTGATTGATGAAAGAAATCCAGGCTCTTGGAAAAATGCCTTTTATGATTTTGGAGTTAGGGGAAGATTTGTATCAAGGGGCAATTTAGATATGGCATTTGAATATGGTATTGAAAACTTTAAAAATATTATAATTGATGAATCTCATTATTTTAGAAATGAATCTACGGAGATGTATGAAAAATTATTTAGGATATGCAGTGGAAAACGGGTAATATTGGTTTCTGCAACTCCGTTAAATAATAAGCCCATGGATATTCTTGCCCAGATAAAATTGTTTCAAAATGTTCATAATTCCACACTCCCAAATCCAAAGGTAAGGGACCTTGAAAAATTCTTTAAAAAATTAGATGCAAGACTTAAAGGAGTAGATAGGCGAAAGGACAAAGAAAAATATATGAAAATTGTTCAGGAGAATGCAAAAGAAATTCGTGAAAATGTTTTACAGTATTTAATGGTAAGAAGGACTAGAAAAAGTATTGAGAAGTATTATTCAAAAGATTTGGAAAAACAGGGTTTGAAATTTCCAGAAGTTCAGGACCCAAAGCCAGTTTATTATGAATTTGATGAAAAGTTAGATTCAATTTTTGAAGAAACCCTTAATTTAATTACAAAAGAGTTAAAATATGCAAGATATACTCCAATGCTATATTATAAAGGGAGAGAATTTGATAACCGAATTATTCAGCCACAAAAGAATATGGCAGGATTTATGAAAACCATGCTTTTAAAACGGCTGGAGAGTAGTTTTCACGCATTCAAGATGTCAATTAATAGGTTTATAGGTTATTACGAAAAATTTATAGCTGGATGTGAGGATGGTAATGTTTATATCAGTAAAAAACATCTATCCAAAGTTTTTGAGTTTCAGGAAAACGATGATGAGGAGTCCATTGAAAAGTTAATAAGTGAGGGAAAGGTGGAAATCTACCCTATTAAAGATTTTGAGCCTAAACTTATTGATGACTTAAAATATGATTTAGAGATTCTAAAACATATAAAAGAAATGTGGAGCTCCGTTGATGAAGACCCGAAACTTGATAAATTAATCGATATTTTAGAAACAGATGATGTGTTAAAGGATAATAAGGTAATAATATTTACAGAATCAGAAGAAACTGCAAAATATCTTGAAAGGGAATTAAATCCCTTGTTTAATAATAAAGTTTTGGCATTTTCTGGAACTTCTGACAATAGTTTAAGAAAAATTATAACTGAAAATTTTGATGGAAAATCAAAGGTTAAAAAGGATGAATATATGATTTTAATTTCAACAGAAGTTCTTTCAGAAGGTGTAAATTTACATAGGTCAAATGTGGTAATTAACTACGACATTCCTTGGAATCCTTCAAGAATGATGCAGAGAGTGGGGCGTATAAACAGAGTAGATTCCAAATTTGATAAAATATATATTTATAACTTCTTTCCAGCAACAAAAATAAATGAAAATATGGGTTTGAAGGAAGCCGCAGAGGCTAAAATTAGAAGTTTCATTGAAATGCTTGGAACTGATTCTAGGTTATTAACCGATGAAGATATAAAATCCTTTGACTTATTTTCACGCCTTAACTCAAAAGAAACAGTCATTGGGGAAGATGAGGACGACCCTGAGTTGGCATATTTAGCATATTTGAGAGATATTCGAGACAATGATAAGGAATTATTTGATAAAATAAAAAACCTTCCTAAAAAAGCAAGGACTGCAAAAAAACATAATGAGAATTATAATTCACTGATTACATTCTTTAAAAAGGGAAAAATGAGAAAGATATATCAAACTACACCAGAGGGAGTTAAAGAACTTGATTTTTATAAGGCCGCAGAGATTCTAAAAGCAGATATTGATACAAAAAAGATGAAAATTGGAATGGACTATTATGCTCATCTTGATATGCTTAAGAAAGAATTTAATAAAGTATTCGAAGAGGAACATGTTATTTCAAAAATTAAAATAAGAAGAAGTAGGAATGAGTCTAAATTAATTAAGTTAATAAAAGCCATAAAACAGAATGAAAGAAGGCTCACGGATGATGATGTAGAGTATCTCGACAGGGTGTTGAAACTTATTGAAATAGGCGGTGTATCTAAAAATACCATAAAAACTATACTGGATAATATTAAAAAAATAAATAATAATAGTGGCATGCTTGATTTATTCAAAATGTATAACGAGATAAAAAAAGGAATACCTTATGATTTATTCCAAAAATTAGAATTTAACTCATCGGCAAATATTGAGGGGCCTAAGGAAATAATTCTTTCTGAATATTTAGTGGGGAAGTAA